The window cctacaagtacaagtacacctacgcctacatgtaccgtacacctacctgtacatgtactgtacatacacaCCAACCTACAGTACTATACAGGTGCTGTTCACCTACACCACCAACACCTTGCTTGTACACACTTAGTGCTCCGGAAGCGGTCCCTGCCATTGTATataggtgcacatgtagtGCCTCGGAAGCGGTACCTGACGGCACAACGGAAATGCGCTGCACCATGATACACGGTAGATGGCTGGTACTTGTCGTCGTGCTTGACTGACCCAGTCGGCGACGATTCAAATGGTAAtgcacctacctaccttggGGCTCCTTGCCACCAAACGTCCGCCCATTTCGATGGGTCATATTCATCGTCGtattcatcgtcgccgccgcgaaaCTCCATGTGCCTGCCCGCTCGGGTTGCCGGTGGACATCTGGGCAAGAACTGAACGCAGCGTGTCCTGAGCGTCGGACAGGAGCACGAAAAGTACCACTCCGAGCACACCATAGGAGGCAATGCGGCACCAACGGCCGTTGCGGCACTTGCCACCATGGCACTTGGCAGCTCGTGCCCGTTCTCgcaccatcgacggcgcggtTCGGCCGTGTGGTGTGCACGCCCGGCCCAAGTACGTCATCTATATCGCTCATcgtctcggcgaggtcggcgagtGCGCTGGGGAGGCCCCGTGGCGTGGGGGATAGGGCGTGGCCGAGCAGAGGGAGGAGTCGATGGGGAAAGCCGCTTCGTTCactggacgacgtcggcatgGCGTGTTGCGCAGAGAGCCGCCTGCCGGCCGCAACCAAGGGCACGGCGCTCGCCGCTCGGTCTCGGTGACTTGAAAACAGCAGAGCGGGACACCGTGGTGGCCGATGGGGTGAATGACGGAGGCGGCATGGAGCGAATGTGTCGATGCGGGATGGTCGTTGACAGGTCCAAAGCCTCCCGAGCCGAACCTGCGGCGGAGGCTCCAGCATGATGACAGCAGGACGAGTGCCTGATGCCTTTGTGCTGCACTCTGCAGAACCCGTGACAGCACATGACCCAGATgacagagtactgtaccgagtacttgtgcttgcttacAATGCGTGCgcaattacaagtacaagtacgtacaagaCAGGTACGATCAAGACAAGCACCGCTAGCATGTGCGTGCCGCTGCCAAACGGAGCACTGGCCCTCTGCCAGGCACCGCATTTTCAGGTACCGCAGGCACCAGCAGCACGAACCCACCCGCTGAGATCCGCCGAAATGGCTCGCTGGAACAGGACGTCAGGCGAACCCGAGCCCGCTGGCGCGCCTCGTAGCCCGGCCCTGCCGCTGTCCCGCGAGCCAATGGGCGGCATCCGTTTCGCCTCGCCCGTCACCAAATTCCCGATGGCGCCATACCCCTGCGCCGCCtcgccttgccttgcctcgtcgtccagctcTTCCGACTCCCTCCTCTCCGCTTCCACCTCCACAACCGTGAGCTTCGTTGGCTCTCCTTGGCCGCACGACGTGGTACCGTGCATCCGGCCATCCTCATGCTACTGCTCGTCCGCACCTACGGAGCGGTGCACGCATCAAGGCGGAGCACCGGCAagcgtgcatgtgcaacCCGTCCATTAGGGCTCGGTATATTTGCCTGCATGCACATGGTGGCAAGCTCGTGcatgcacctacttgcagtacataTACGATGCAACCCCATCGCAGCACCACGTCGCGTGCGtcccgtggccgccgtcccATGCCATCGTCCTTTgccgtaccgagtaccttTGCCGTTTGACTTTGCCTTTGGCCGGCTTTGCCTTCGACTCCGCCTTTGACTTTGCTCTCGCCCGTCTCCTCCGCTCCGCGCCTTGCCCCTCgagaaccccccccccctccccccaccCGCCTCACCGCCGTCCGAGGGCAGACGCGCGTCATCatgggcatcgacgacgaccgcgaagtggacgaggccgccctGCCGGCCTACGTCGAGCAGGCCTACGGCGGCtacagcagcggcggcgaggcgagcggcgAGGAGTCCATCCTCCCCAAGGGCGCCCTCGACCCCGTCTACGAGGCCAAGGCTCGGGTCCTGAACCGCGCGGtacgtcctcggccggccacgGTCGGTCGGAGCAGGCAGCGGCGAGGCAAGGCGAGGCAAGGCTAACGACCGAACGGCTCGGCAGGTCGGCGACATCGGCATGGGATGGTACCAGTGGCagctcttcgtcgtcgtcggcttcggctggGCCAGCGACAACCTGTGGCCCATCGTCACCTCGCTCATCTTCACGCCCATCGCCAACGAGTTCGACCCCGCGCGGCCGCCGCTCTTCACCCTCGCCCAGAAcatcggcctcctcgccggcgccgtcttctGGGGCTTCGGCTGCGACCTCTTCGGCCGCCGGTGGGCCTTCAACCTCACCCTCGGCCTCACCGCCCTCTGGggtctcgtcgccgcgagcgcgcccacctttgccgccgccggcgtcttcgCCGCCCTCTGGTCCtttggcgtcggcggcaaccTGCCCGTCGACTCGGCCATCTTCCTCGAGTTCCTGCCGCGCTCGCACCAGTACCTGCTGACGGTCCTGTCCATCGACTGGGCCCTCGCCCAGGTCGTCGCCAACCTCGTCGCCTGGCCGCTGCTCGGCAACCTCAGCTGCTCGCAGGCCGAGAAGCCGTGCGCGCGCGCCGACAACATGGGCTGGCGCtacttcgtcctcgccatggGCGGCCTGACCCTCGTCATgttcctcgcccgcctcgccctcttccGCATCTACGAGTCGCCCAAGTACCTCATGGGCAAgggccgcgacgacgaggccgtcgccatcgtccacgAGGTCGCCAGGCGCAACGGCAAGACCGTCGGCCTCTCCGTCGGCCATCTCCGCGCCTGCGAGCCCGACGGCTACGTCGCCcgcaccgacgccgccgccgccgccaagcgCCATCTCTccaagctcgacggccaccaGGTCCGCGTCCTcttctcgacgccgcgccTCGCGCTGAGCACGAgcctcgtcatggccatctgggccttcatcggcctcggctaCCCGCTCTACAACGCCTTCCTGCCCTACATACAGGCGACGCGCGGCGCGAggttcgacgacggcggcacctaCGTCACCTACCGCAACAGCCTCATCatctccgtcctcggcatccccggcgccctgctcggcggcttcctcgtcgagctgcctcgcctcggccgcaagGGCACCCTCTCCACCTTTACCCTCCTCACCGGCGTCTTCCTCTactgctcgacgacggccctcgACAGCACGGCCCTGCTGGGCTGGAACTGCGCCTTCAACTTCTGCAGCAACGTCATGTACGCCGTCCTCTACGGCTACACCCCCGAGGTCTTTCCCACGCCCCAGCGCGGCACCGGCAAcgcgctggcggcgacgtgcAACCGCGTGTTTGGAATCATGGCTGTACGTACCCAAACCCGCCACGGCCTTGCCCGCCGGCGTCCCCCGGGGCGACGGCCTGTCGACCGGGCCGAGTACGCTTGACTGACTAATTTCGTTGCCGGCagcccatcgtcgccatgttTGCGAACCTCGAAACGTCGGCCCCCGTCTACACGAGCGGTGCCCTCTTCATCGTTGCCGGCCTTCTCGTTCTCATCCTGCCCTTTGAGTCGAGAGGAAAAGAGGCCCTGTGAATAAGTACATAGATGGGTCCGGGCGAAAGGCGTAACCGTCAAGGAACCGCTGGGGTGAAGAGaaagagagagagagagcaGCAAGTTATGCCTGCATTTGCTGGACGCCCGTCGTGTCGCTGTACGCCGCGCACAGCTGCCTTTCGATACGCCGGAGCCTCTCCGTTCGTCGTCCCTTTGCCACCGAGACGTGCAAGTAGGTCGGATGCGTGAAATGGCCCCACGGTTGCCTCGATTCGCGACGTCTTGGAGAGTAAACTTGTCGTGACGTGCGGTGTGCGGCTGGCTGGAGACGGTATTGTCCGCCATCACGTGCTATCGCCGGGCACACTGATCGAGGCACCTTGGCCACAGCGGACAGGGGCCTACTAAAGCTCCCCCGACGGCCATCCCCACCCACTGTTCGTCgctccccctccctctctgGCCCCCCTGTGACCCCGCCCTAGCTTGGACGGACCCCCGCCAAGGTCAGCACCTGTGATGATTCGTTACAGCGCCATCTTGGTCTCGGTACAGGGGCGGCCCGGATTATCCCGCCCGGCCCACCAATCCGAGCCACGCCGATGGCAGCTTGGGTCAGCAGCTATCAACGGTACGACCAGCTTCGTACCACCTACGAGCTTCATACCACCTACGACAAACTTCGTACCGCCTAAACTTCGCACCACCTACGACAAAGTTCGCACCACCTACGACAAAACTTCCTACTACCACCCACGACGCTCAACGCTCCGTCCCATCCATGTCTACGTAATAGTAGCTTGCGAGCATCTTGCATCCTGCACCTCAACTAGACCGCCTGGCAACGTCGGAGCGAGACATCCATCGACCATGGGCCGTGACAAGGAAAAgcccacgtcgacgccccaGCTCGTCtactcctcctcgccggccgcacAAGCAGCCGCTCCCGACGTGCGGATCCTTCACTACAACGACGTCTATCATGTCGACCACGCCAGCGCCgagcccgtcggcggcatcgcccgcTTCATGACCGTCGTCAAGGAGTACCAGGAAGGCGGTCGCTTTGCCGGCCAGCCAAAGGCCTTGACCCTCTTCTCCGGCGACGCCTTCAACCCGAGCCTCGAGAGCAGCGTCACCAAGGGTCAGTTGCCACCGTCGGAGCGTCGATGAgcgagacgaggccgatgctGACGGGACAAGGCCGCCACATGGTCCCCGTTCTCAAcgccatcggcaccgacTGCGCCTGCGTCGGGGTGAGCCGATCGTGCCGTCTCCGCGCTCCGCCGAGCTCCCGCTGACGGGCAGACCAGAACCATGATCTCGACTTTGGCGTCAAGCAGTTCGGCCATCTCGCCCAGCAGTGCTCCTTCCCCTGGCTCCTCGCCAACGTCCTCGAtcccgccctcggcgaggacgtgcCCCTCGGCAACGCCAAGCGGACGCACATGCTGACCACGTCCAACGGCGTCCGCGTCGGCCTCATCGGGCTCGGCGAACGCGAGTGGCTCGAAACCATCAACAGCCTGCCGCCGAACCTCATCTACAAGTCGgccaccgccaccgccgccgagctcgttcCCAAGTTGCGCGAGCAGGGTGCCGAGATTGTCATCTGCCTCAGCCACATGCGCGAGCCCAACGACGACAAGCTCGCGCGGCAGACGAACGGCATCATggacgtcatcctcggcggccacgaccaCTACTACAGCCACAGCTTCATCAACGGCACCCACGTCCTCCGCTCCGGCTCCGACTTCAAGCAGCTGAGCTACCTCGaggcccgtcgccggcccgAGGACCCGACGCGCTGGCATTTCGACATCTGGCGCCGCGACGTCACCTCGGACGTGCCGGAGCACGCGCCGGCcctgcgcctcgtcgacgagctcacgTCGAAGCTGCAAAAGTCGCTGTCGCGCCCCATCGGTTGGACGGCCACGCCCCTCGATGCCCGCTTCAGCACCGTCCGCATCCAGGAATCCAACGTCGGCAACTTTGTCTGCGACGTGATGCGCCAGTACCACAAGGCCGACTGCaccatcatggccgccggcACCATCCGCGGCGACCAGATCTACCCTCCGGGCGCCGTTCGCGTCAAGGACATCACCAGCTGCTTCCCCTTCGAGGACCCCGTCGTGCTGCTGAGGGCCACGGGGCAGGCCATCCGGGATGCCATCGAGAACGGCGTGTCGCTGTACCCGGCCCTCGAAGGCAGGTTTCCTCAGGTGTCCAACATTCGCTTCGAGTTCGAtccgaggaggccgagcggGAAGCGGGTCTTGTCCTTGTCCATCGGCGGCAAGCCGTACGAGGCCGAGAGAAAGTATCTCCTGGCGACGAGGGGGTACATGGGCCGCGGAAAGGGTaccgtccccccccccccccgggcAGCATCCGGTCGTGACGGTGTGAGCTGACAAAGCGTAGACGGCTTCACGAGTTTGCTGGTGAAatccgccggcggcgaagtggaggagctcgtcgacgaggagaacgGAATCCTCATCTCGGCCATGCTGCGGCAGTACTTCATGGCCCTGCGGACGCTCGGCCAGTGGAAGAAAATTTCGGCCCACTgggtcggcgtcgccgaggaagccgacgttCCCCTGTCCCCGACGGCGGgacgcgacggcgacgaggctggcGACGAGAAAAGCCGCACGCTCGGCCTGCATAAGCCCCCGCGAAGCCCGCACGAAGCCAGCGGGGCCACATGGCGCGGCTTCCTGCGACAGCGGTTGGGCTTTGGCAAGAAGCCGCTGAACgagaacgacgacgatgacgacgacgatgacgacgacgaccgccTTGACCCGCAAaaggacgccggcgccgtcagcGAGGACCGAATGGACGTCGAGGTGCTGCTGATGAGGAAGTTTTGGTCGCGCTGGGCGCGCAAGGCGGGCGTCAAGTCGTGCGTCTGTGATCCGCTCAAGGAGGGCGAGTGCACGGTCGACTGGACGAGGGTCATTGCGCCTTGCCTGGAGGGGAGAATCAAAATGGTGGCATCATAGAGGCGTCAAGTCGTGCGTGTTTGATCCGCTCGGGGAGTGCGAGTGTACGGTGGACTGGACGAGGGTCATTGCGCCTTGCCTGGAGGGGAGACCCAAAATAGTGGCATCATAGAGGCATCATGGACGTCGTGGCAATGCGCTGGGGGAGGGTGAGTGTACGGTGAACTGGACAAGGGTCATGGCGCCTTGCCTCGAGGGGAGCATCAACATggcggcatcatcgacgcCGTGGTGGGCCACGAGGCCGTCAAGTGACCGCCACGGCCAGAACGGTCGCCTGCACGATGGAAGCGCAAATTGCGGCGCGCGTCAAGTCGACGGTAGTTTCGCTGGGCACATGCACAGACAAGGCTTCCCCACGATGCGTTCTCTTGCTCCCCTTTTCGCCTCCTCAGCTCAGTAGACCGGTGCGGAGCACTTGCCCGTCTCGCATATGAGATCATCGGAACAGTCGTGTTCCGAATTACAAAATGCTCCTGCATCGACCCGCGCCCGTTAGCATTGTCTCGTGCTTTTTCAGGACGCCGAGAAGGTGGCCAGAGTTTGAAGGGGAAGGCGAGTGCCCACCTGCACAGTGTCCCTCCCACGAGCAACGGCCAGCATGGGTTGGAGAAGGTTCGCATGTGCTCTGGTTggcaccgccatcgccgatGCGGGTGACAAGCCTGTCGCCAAGGTCTGCGATGCTACTTTCAAATTCGTCAAAATTCTGGGCGTTCCACTTGGCACCGTCGGCTCCCGGGACGGCCTCGTGGCCACGGAAGGCAATGTAcaggacgtcggcgtcgccatggccagcgTTTCCGTTCATGGCTTGGCCGAAGCAAGCggtggcgagggcgatggatgcttcgccgacgacggcttgggGCCCATCGTCCCCGTTGGTGTCACCCCAGACGGCGAAAAACTGAGAGTCGGCCACTCGTCAGTCTCTTTGGGTCAGGGCGAGagggagagcgagagcgagagcgagagtTGGAGTAAGAGCGAGAGTTTGGAGTAAGAGTTAAAGTAAGAGTGAAGGAAAGTGAGAGTGCAAGCAAGGATAAGGATAAGTGGTAGAGCCCATAAGTGAGAGTGAGAGTGAGCGCGAGAGTGTTGAGAGTGAGAGAACCCGCGAGTGAGAGTGACAGTGAGTAtgaaaggaaaggaaagggaGAGAGCCCACCAGCTTGTCTTTGCaaacgacggccacgacacTCAGGGGTTCGATGCCATGGTTGCGGGGGTCAAACGTCTTCCAGCCAGGCTTGGTGCCGTCGTTTCCGAGGACAACGTAGGCGTGAGCGTTGGGGTCGAGATCTGGCTGGCCAGTGCCGTAGCTTCGGACAGTTTCGGCAAAGGCCGTGATGGCCTGGATATCGGCCGAGCTGCGGCAGcgatggtcgtcggc of the Drechmeria coniospora strain ARSEF 6962 chromosome 01, whole genome shotgun sequence genome contains:
- a CDS encoding 5'-nucleotidase; protein product: MIRYSAILVSVQGRPGLSRPAHQSEPRRWQLGSAAINGTTSFVPPTSFIPPTTNFVPPKLRTTYDKVRTTYDKTSYYHPRRSTLRPIHVYVIVACEHLASCTSTRPPGNVGARHPSTMGRDKEKPTSTPQLVYSSSPAAQAAAPDVRILHYNDVYHVDHASAEPVGGIARFMTVVKEYQEGGRFAGQPKALTLFSGDAFNPSLESSVTKGRHMVPVLNAIGTDCACVGNHDLDFGVKQFGHLAQQCSFPWLLANVLDPALGEDVPLGNAKRTHMLTTSNGVRVGLIGLGEREWLETINSLPPNLIYKSATATAAELVPKLREQGAEIVICLSHMREPNDDKLARQTNGIMDVILGGHDHYYSHSFINGTHVLRSGSDFKQLSYLEARRRPEDPTRWHFDIWRRDVTSDVPEHAPALRLVDELTSKLQKSLSRPIGWTATPLDARFSTVRIQESNVGNFVCDVMRQYHKADCTIMAAGTIRGDQIYPPGAVRVKDITSCFPFEDPVVLLRATGQAIRDAIENGVSLYPALEGRFPQVSNIRFEFDPRRPSGKRVLSLSIGGKPYEAERKYLLATRGYMGRGKDGFTSLLVKSAGGEVEELVDEENGILISAMLRQYFMALRTLGQWKKISAHWVGVAEEADVPLSPTAGRDGDEAGDEKSRTLGLHKPPRSPHEASGATWRGFLRQRLGFGKKPLNENDDDDDDDDDDDRLDPQKDAGAVSEDRMDVEVLLMRKFWSRWARKAGVKSCVCDPLKEGECTVDWTRVIAPCLEGRIKMVAS
- a CDS encoding chitosanase, with amino-acid sequence MTTARKQAILTVDARATTVGESRTSRPSIKGSMGMLKGTPNRHREQPLLTTQPLPRPLVPTHRRRRPHSRALSRLDGTGMLSLRLSLLFSAAVLGTLGSGRKVPSNVQSFYHGIRARQRCNEVLAGGFHASHGDTRGSGTFDYCGDHMDDYGVLYLQGRDGALADMDIDCDGVQNGPADDHRCRSSADIQAITAFAETVRSYGTGQPDLDPNAHAYVVLGNDGTKPGWKTFDPRNHGIEPLSVVAVVCKDKLFFAVWGDTNGDDGPQAVVGEASIALATACFGQAMNGNAGHGDADVLYIAFRGHEAVPGADGAKWNAQNFDEFESSIADLGDRLVTRIGDGGANQSTCEPSPTHAGRCSWEGHCAGGHSPSPSNSGHLLGVLKKHETMLTGAGRCRSIL
- a CDS encoding membrane transporter — protein: MGIDDDREVDEAALPAYVEQAYGGYSSGGEASGEESILPKGALDPVYEAKARVLNRAVGDIGMGWYQWQLFVVVGFGWASDNLWPIVTSLIFTPIANEFDPARPPLFTLAQNIGLLAGAVFWGFGCDLFGRRWAFNLTLGLTALWGLVAASAPTFAAAGVFAALWSFGVGGNLPVDSAIFLEFLPRSHQYLLTVLSIDWALAQVVANLVAWPLLGNLSCSQAEKPCARADNMGWRYFVLAMGGLTLVMFLARLALFRIYESPKYLMGKGRDDEAVAIVHEVARRNGKTVGLSVGHLRACEPDGYVARTDAAAAAKRHLSKLDGHQVRVLFSTPRLALSTSLVMAIWAFIGLGYPLYNAFLPYIQATRGARFDDGGTYVTYRNSLIISVLGIPGALLGGFLVELPRLGRKGTLSTFTLLTGVFLYCSTTALDSTALLGWNCAFNFCSNVMYAVLYGYTPEVFPTPQRGTGNALAATCNRVFGIMAPIVAMFANLETSAPVYTSGALFIVAGLLVLILPFESRGKEAL